In a single window of the Candidatus Eisenbacteria bacterium genome:
- a CDS encoding GHMP kinase, which produces MSVPAYVRAKAPLRLSFCGGGTDVSPYPEEHGGMVLSATINQYAYASLRPRRDSRTTIASLDYDVVAKYDHPKRLKLDGNLDLIKAVVREFKPKTGLDLWVHSDAPPGSGLGSSSTLCVALIGALAEWKRKSLTSYEVAELAYRIERVDMKLAGGRQDQYAAAFGGFNFIEFGRDATVVNPLRVPTHVLRELEYRLLLCYMGQTRQSANIIQRQTASYRSGHKRTVNALHHLKRETLEMKKALLLGDVDGMGELLHEAWEAKKKLDEGISTSRVDKLYQLARREGAIGGKMPGAGGGGYFMLLTRFDRKHRVAAVLEKNGGQVVPIQFERRGLMTWGWRGRGRKA; this is translated from the coding sequence ATGAGCGTTCCGGCGTATGTGCGCGCCAAGGCGCCGCTGCGACTGTCGTTCTGCGGCGGAGGGACCGACGTATCGCCCTACCCCGAAGAGCACGGCGGCATGGTCCTGTCGGCGACCATCAATCAGTACGCCTACGCTTCGCTGCGGCCGCGGCGCGATTCACGCACCACGATTGCGAGCCTCGACTACGACGTGGTCGCCAAGTACGACCATCCGAAGCGGCTCAAGCTCGACGGGAATCTCGACCTGATCAAGGCCGTGGTGCGCGAGTTCAAGCCCAAGACCGGGCTCGACCTGTGGGTGCACAGCGACGCGCCGCCGGGTTCGGGGCTCGGTTCGTCGTCTACGTTGTGCGTCGCGCTGATCGGCGCGCTCGCGGAGTGGAAGCGCAAGTCGCTCACGTCCTACGAAGTCGCCGAGCTCGCGTATCGGATCGAGCGCGTGGACATGAAGCTCGCGGGCGGACGGCAGGACCAGTACGCCGCGGCGTTCGGCGGCTTCAACTTCATCGAGTTCGGACGCGACGCCACGGTCGTCAATCCGCTGCGCGTCCCGACCCACGTGTTGCGCGAACTCGAGTACCGCCTGCTGCTGTGCTACATGGGGCAGACGCGGCAGTCGGCGAACATCATCCAGCGTCAGACTGCGAGCTACCGCTCGGGCCACAAGCGCACCGTCAACGCGCTGCACCATCTCAAGCGTGAGACGCTCGAGATGAAGAAGGCACTGCTGCTCGGCGACGTCGACGGCATGGGCGAGCTGCTGCACGAGGCCTGGGAGGCGAAGAAGAAGCTCGACGAGGGGATCTCGACCTCGCGCGTCGACAAGCTCTACCAGCTCGCGCGACGCGAAGGCGCGATCGGCGGGAAGATGCCGGGCGCCGGCGGGGGTGGCTACTTCATGCTGCTCACCCGCTTCGATCGCAAGCACCGGGTGGCCGCGGTGCTCGAGAAGAACGGCGGGCAGGTGGTGCCGATCCAGTTCGAGCGCCGCGGGCTCATGACCTGGGGCTGGCGGGGACGCGGCCGAAAGGCCTGA